The following DNA comes from Moritella sp. F3.
CTTGATAAATAACAAGTTGCTCCTCGGTTTCGCTATGGGTGGCAACGTGAATAACTTTGTATTGTGGACCTTTGTAGTGTTGGTATAAACCCGGTTTTAGTGCTGTAGTCATTTGCTGTTCTCTTGTAT
Coding sequences within:
- a CDS encoding DUF1653 domain-containing protein, translated to MTTALKPGLYQHYKGPQYKVIHVATHSETEEQLVIYQALYGEFGIWARPLSMFLETVEKGGETIPRFAYLGPI